The following are from one region of the Nostoc cf. commune SO-36 genome:
- a CDS encoding cytochrome c oxidase subunit I → MTHDFSQEITGDRESQNQQGNTWREYFSFNTDHKVIGIQYMVMAFIFFLIGGLLAMLIRAELLTPESNLVDRPLYNGLFTMHGTIMIFLWIIPFNAGLSNYLVPLMIGARDMAFPLLNAISFWMLPPAGLLLLSSFFLPNGTAQAGWWSYPPVSLQVPGDQFINGEFIWIVSLVLIGISSIMGAVNFVTTIFWMRAPGMTFFRMPVFVWSVFSAQLLQLINLPALTAALVLLLLDLSVGTQFFKPDGNGDPIIYQHLFWFYSHPAVYIMALPAFGIFAEVLPAFSRNPLFGYRSVAIATLGIAAISIFVWAHHMFTSATPGWMRMTFMATSMLVAIPTGIKAFAWTATIWRSKLHLETPMLFAMGGAAMFIFGGVTGVMLAATPFDIHVNNTYFVVGHFHYIVFNTITMAIFAAIYYWFPKITGRMYAEGWGKLHFWLTFIPANITFFSMHPLGLQGMLRRVSSYDPQYQGWNVIASLASFLLGASTLPFIANIVGSWLYGPRAVDNPWHATGLEWTTSSPPPRDNFEEIPTVTRPPYDYGNPKYSVMVNSDNRE, encoded by the coding sequence ATGACACATGACTTTAGTCAAGAGATTACTGGGGATCGAGAATCGCAGAACCAGCAGGGTAATACTTGGCGGGAATACTTCAGCTTTAACACCGATCATAAGGTGATTGGAATTCAGTACATGGTGATGGCCTTCATTTTCTTCCTGATTGGCGGGTTATTGGCGATGCTGATTCGGGCTGAGTTACTTACCCCAGAATCAAATCTGGTCGATCGCCCGCTTTATAACGGTTTGTTCACCATGCACGGGACAATCATGATTTTCCTGTGGATTATTCCCTTCAATGCAGGGCTTTCTAACTACTTAGTGCCGCTAATGATTGGTGCGCGGGATATGGCTTTTCCCTTGCTTAACGCCATCTCTTTTTGGATGTTGCCACCCGCAGGTCTTTTACTACTATCTAGCTTTTTCCTGCCAAACGGGACTGCACAAGCTGGATGGTGGTCTTATCCGCCAGTTAGTCTGCAAGTACCAGGGGATCAGTTTATCAACGGTGAATTTATTTGGATAGTCAGCCTAGTTTTGATAGGCATCTCTTCCATCATGGGGGCTGTCAATTTTGTGACAACCATCTTTTGGATGCGCGCCCCAGGGATGACATTTTTTCGGATGCCTGTGTTTGTTTGGTCGGTTTTCAGCGCTCAGTTATTGCAACTGATTAATTTACCTGCCTTGACAGCTGCATTGGTACTATTGTTGCTTGACCTATCCGTTGGTACACAATTCTTTAAACCAGATGGGAATGGCGATCCGATCATTTACCAGCATCTATTTTGGTTTTACTCTCACCCAGCAGTTTATATTATGGCACTACCAGCCTTCGGTATTTTTGCTGAGGTTTTGCCTGCATTTTCTCGCAATCCCCTATTTGGTTATCGGTCAGTTGCGATCGCCACATTAGGTATTGCTGCGATTAGCATCTTCGTTTGGGCACATCACATGTTCACCAGTGCTACCCCCGGTTGGATGCGGATGACCTTCATGGCTACCTCAATGTTAGTTGCCATACCCACTGGTATTAAAGCATTCGCTTGGACAGCCACCATCTGGAGAAGCAAACTACATCTAGAGACACCAATGCTGTTTGCAATGGGAGGTGCAGCAATGTTTATTTTTGGTGGTGTTACTGGTGTAATGCTTGCTGCCACGCCATTTGATATCCACGTTAATAATACTTACTTTGTTGTGGGACACTTCCACTACATCGTTTTTAACACGATTACAATGGCAATCTTCGCGGCAATTTACTACTGGTTTCCCAAAATAACTGGAAGAATGTATGCTGAAGGTTGGGGCAAGTTACATTTTTGGCTGACCTTTATACCTGCCAATATTACCTTCTTCTCCATGCACCCATTAGGTTTACAAGGGATGCTACGCCGAGTTTCTTCCTACGATCCACAGTATCAAGGATGGAACGTCATCGCTAGCCTAGCATCATTCTTATTAGGAGCATCCACGCTGCCTTTTATTGCTAACATAGTAGGCTCTTGGCTCTACGGGCCCAGAGCAGTTGATAATCCCTGGCACGCTACTGGATTAGAATGGACAACCTCTTCACCACCTCCGCGAGATAACTTTGAGGAAATTCCAACCGTGACAAGACCTCCTTACGACTACGGCAATCCAAAGTATTCAGTAATGGTAAATTCCGATAACAGGGAGTGA
- a CDS encoding cytochrome c oxidase subunit II — protein MFSVFEYVLIAVYIAVLLVVSRWIGQQAFSWMPPQATVEAQRVDDLFSFLVSIGAFTLLGLIGVMVYAIAFHRAPPEDYSEGHPSRGDARLEILWTATPTLLVVWIALQSFNIYQQLDILGLKQIVHLHTPIESASAATVSDVPKPASETIDVFVKQWDWSFRYPNNVTSNQLHLPINLSTRLNLQAQDVIHGFYVPEFRLKQDIVPGRDIDIVLTPIRKGKYRLKDSQFSGTYFALMETDVYVESLDQYNQWLTQTANSEQTPVNQAVAENIQPPKTLFNSGWYTVTPAQPGIANKRKQNNDT, from the coding sequence ATGTTTAGTGTTTTTGAATATGTATTAATAGCGGTTTATATAGCAGTGCTGCTCGTCGTCAGTCGGTGGATTGGACAGCAGGCGTTTTCTTGGATGCCTCCCCAAGCTACAGTAGAAGCACAACGGGTAGATGATTTATTTAGCTTCTTAGTCTCAATTGGAGCATTTACCTTGCTTGGGCTAATTGGCGTTATGGTGTATGCGATCGCATTCCATCGCGCCCCACCAGAAGACTATAGTGAGGGACACCCTTCTAGAGGTGATGCAAGGCTAGAAATATTGTGGACAGCAACCCCAACTTTATTAGTAGTGTGGATTGCTTTGCAAAGCTTCAATATTTATCAGCAGTTAGATATTTTAGGTTTAAAGCAAATCGTCCATTTGCACACACCCATAGAATCTGCCTCCGCCGCAACCGTTAGCGATGTCCCTAAACCTGCATCTGAGACTATTGATGTTTTCGTTAAGCAGTGGGATTGGTCTTTTCGTTATCCAAATAATGTTACTAGCAATCAACTGCATCTGCCGATCAATCTCAGCACTCGCTTAAATCTGCAAGCGCAAGATGTAATCCACGGTTTCTATGTCCCTGAGTTTCGCTTAAAACAGGATATTGTTCCAGGGCGCGACATTGATATTGTGCTAACACCGATTCGCAAAGGCAAATATCGGTTGAAAGATTCTCAATTTAGCGGTACTTACTTTGCCTTAATGGAAACAGATGTATACGTTGAATCCCTAGATCAATATAATCAGTGGCTCACGCAAACTGCTAATAGCGAACAAACCCCTGTAAATCAAGCAGTTGCCGAAAATATCCAACCACCAAAAACATTGTTTAATAGCGGCTGGTATACCGTAACACCTGCTCAACCTGGTATTGCCAATAAAAGGAAGCAAAATAATGACACATGA
- a CDS encoding DUF2231 domain-containing protein, producing MNPQLIEQLRLRLGANGLPYEIPLHPQFVHLTLGLFIIAIIFDIAGVLFSLEKPIFRFLGLATIRSSFFDVGWYNLIAAAAITFFTVAAGFFELLLANPPLDQKSAWGLSAGLTMLLHGLGGVLLLGIIVAMTVWRGLQRYRWRKDASRQVQWAYLLAGIAMLGILFVHGTLGAQLGEEFGIHVTAANTISKNVYSK from the coding sequence ATGAACCCACAACTGATTGAGCAGTTGAGATTACGGTTGGGCGCTAACGGATTACCTTATGAGATTCCTTTACATCCTCAATTCGTGCATCTAACGCTGGGTTTGTTTATCATTGCCATCATTTTTGATATAGCAGGAGTGCTGTTTTCTTTAGAAAAACCTATTTTCAGATTTTTGGGATTGGCCACCATCCGTTCCAGCTTTTTTGATGTCGGCTGGTACAACCTGATAGCAGCAGCAGCAATCACGTTTTTCACGGTTGCAGCTGGTTTTTTTGAGCTACTTTTGGCAAATCCACCACTCGATCAAAAGAGTGCTTGGGGGTTGAGTGCTGGTTTGACGATGCTTTTACATGGTTTGGGTGGCGTTTTGTTGTTGGGGATTATTGTCGCCATGACTGTATGGAGAGGTTTGCAACGCTATCGCTGGCGGAAGGATGCTTCCAGACAGGTGCAGTGGGCTTACTTGTTAGCAGGGATTGCAATGCTGGGGATATTATTCGTTCACGGAACATTGGGGGCGCAATTGGGAGAGGAATTTGGGATTCATGTTACTGCTGCTAATACAATTTCTAAAAATGTTTACAGCAAATAA
- a CDS encoding DUF2231 domain-containing protein, with translation MSALPLNSQNLPYPDPLHPIVVHFVIAMVFFSFFCDVVGYFTRNVRLFEVSFWNMFVAAIAIFIAIIFGQFEAGLAQAQEAAQSTLNYHTVLGWSLAAIVAAIAAWRFVIRNRSPRRVPPAYLGAATLLVCLVFVQVYLGSKLFWVYGLHVEPVVQAMKQGVSP, from the coding sequence ATGTCTGCCTTACCTCTCAATAGCCAGAATCTACCTTACCCCGATCCTTTGCACCCGATCGTTGTTCACTTTGTGATTGCGATGGTGTTTTTTTCTTTCTTCTGTGATGTGGTGGGGTATTTTACTCGCAACGTGCGTTTATTTGAGGTGAGTTTTTGGAATATGTTTGTTGCTGCGATCGCAATTTTCATCGCAATTATCTTCGGTCAATTTGAAGCAGGGCTAGCCCAAGCCCAGGAAGCAGCCCAATCAACACTGAATTATCATACCGTCTTGGGTTGGTCACTGGCGGCGATTGTTGCAGCGATCGCAGCTTGGCGTTTTGTGATTCGCAACCGCAGCCCCCGAAGAGTACCGCCTGCTTATTTGGGGGCTGCAACATTGTTAGTGTGTCTAGTATTTGTACAAGTGTATTTGGGGAGTAAACTGTTTTGGGTATATGGGTTGCACGTCGAACCTGTAGTTCAAGCCATGAAACAGGGAGTTTCACCATGA
- a CDS encoding SDR family oxidoreductase, translated as MSYSPYLLKGQKALVTGASSGIGEAIARYLAASGAAVAINYHSEAEEAHKIVDDIKAANGEAFAIQADVSKEDQVKAMFSKTLQEFGTIDILVSNAGIQKDSAFIDMTLDQWNAVIGINLTGQFLCAREAAKEFLRRGVKPDISCAAGKIICMSSVHQVIPWAGHVNYAASKGGINMMMQSIAQELAPHKIRVNSIAPGAIKTPINKSAWDTPEAEAKLLKLIPAKRVGDVEDIAKAAVWLASDDSDYVNGTTLFVDGGMTLYPGFTENG; from the coding sequence ATGAGTTATTCCCCTTACCTGCTTAAAGGTCAAAAAGCACTTGTGACAGGTGCTAGTTCTGGGATTGGTGAAGCTATAGCTCGCTATTTGGCTGCATCAGGTGCAGCAGTAGCTATTAATTACCATTCGGAAGCTGAAGAAGCCCACAAAATTGTTGATGATATCAAAGCTGCTAATGGAGAAGCATTCGCTATTCAAGCTGATGTCAGCAAAGAAGACCAAGTAAAGGCAATGTTCAGCAAAACACTTCAAGAATTTGGCACTATTGATATTTTAGTAAGTAATGCAGGCATTCAAAAAGACTCAGCATTTATAGATATGACCCTCGATCAATGGAATGCAGTGATTGGGATAAATCTAACGGGACAATTTTTGTGTGCTAGAGAAGCCGCAAAGGAATTCTTGCGTCGAGGTGTGAAGCCTGATATTTCTTGTGCGGCAGGTAAGATTATTTGTATGAGTTCTGTGCATCAGGTAATTCCTTGGGCAGGCCATGTCAATTATGCTGCTAGTAAAGGCGGTATCAATATGATGATGCAAAGTATTGCTCAAGAACTTGCCCCTCACAAAATTCGTGTTAATAGCATTGCCCCTGGTGCAATCAAAACTCCAATTAATAAATCAGCTTGGGATACTCCAGAAGCAGAGGCAAAGTTACTAAAATTGATTCCAGCAAAACGAGTAGGTGATGTAGAAGATATCGCCAAAGCAGCAGTTTGGTTGGCTTCTGATGACTCTGATTATGTTAACGGTACAACACTGTTTGTAGATGGTGGTATGACCTTGTATCCAGGGTTTACAGAGAATGGTTAA
- a CDS encoding cation diffusion facilitator family transporter codes for MATDSSKKTIFVAMGSNLAIAITKFIAASITGSSAMISEGIHSVVDTGDQLLLLLGISRSQKPADDSHPFGYGQELYFWTFIVAILIFAIGGGMSIYEGITHLINPSPLENPMWNYIVLGMAILLEGYSWTVALKEFLPTKGKQNFWQAIKNSKDPTVITILFEDTAAISGLLVALIGIFLGHLFNNVYFDGIASIIIGIILAIVAVVLARESKGLLVGESADPQTIANIRSLSKTEPGVKEVIRVLTMQLAPKEVLLNLELQFFHNLTGEEIALTVESLEANIRQKHPEIKQIFIEAKSLTASRKYSQNSQ; via the coding sequence ATGGCAACTGATTCATCTAAAAAAACAATCTTTGTGGCGATGGGGTCGAATTTAGCGATCGCTATTACTAAATTTATCGCCGCCTCTATTACCGGCAGTTCGGCTATGATATCTGAAGGTATTCATTCAGTCGTAGATACTGGCGATCAACTATTACTTTTGCTGGGAATTAGCAGGAGCCAAAAACCAGCAGATGATAGTCATCCTTTTGGTTACGGCCAAGAACTTTATTTCTGGACTTTTATCGTTGCTATCCTCATCTTTGCTATCGGTGGCGGAATGTCAATTTATGAGGGAATTACTCATTTAATTAACCCCAGTCCTTTAGAAAACCCAATGTGGAATTATATTGTGTTAGGTATGGCAATACTATTGGAGGGTTATTCTTGGACTGTAGCTTTAAAAGAGTTTTTGCCGACCAAGGGCAAACAAAATTTTTGGCAAGCTATCAAAAATAGTAAAGATCCTACAGTAATTACAATCTTATTTGAGGATACTGCTGCCATTTCAGGTTTACTCGTTGCCTTAATCGGAATATTTTTAGGTCATCTATTTAATAATGTTTATTTTGACGGAATCGCCTCAATTATCATTGGCATTATCTTAGCTATAGTAGCAGTGGTACTAGCAAGAGAAAGTAAAGGACTATTAGTTGGTGAAAGTGCCGATCCTCAAACCATAGCTAATATCCGTTCTTTGTCAAAAACAGAACCAGGAGTGAAAGAAGTTATCCGAGTGCTAACAATGCAGCTTGCTCCTAAAGAAGTATTGCTCAACTTGGAACTTCAATTTTTTCACAATCTTACAGGTGAAGAAATAGCTTTAACTGTAGAAAGTTTAGAAGCAAACATTCGCCAAAAGCATCCTGAAATAAAACAAATTTTTATTGAAGCTAAATCATTAACTGCATCTCGCAAATATTCTCAAAATTCTCAATAA
- a CDS encoding glycoside hydrolase family 15 protein, which yields MVKILSQRQAFGSPGIDPRWTHANKDGVGTAYSTSSKIWFTIWNGVVTEIYHPTVDKPQVRDLQYLISDGKSFFHEEKRHLESKVEPMWTHGLGYRITNSDPQGRYAVIKEVIADPHLSCILQRTKLTGNSDFISQLQLYALCAPHLEVGGRGNNGYAVEVAGHRILTAEKEGTWLALGATIPFTRLSCGYVGQSDGWTDLADNFQMDWEFDSAIDGNLALTGELNLDSTKEFTLGLAFGTNLHNAISTLFQSLNIPFEKQKQQYNEQWKRSRDSIHSLENSSYDEGKLYHNSVSLLLAHEDKTYPGALIASMAIPWGEAKDDQDQGGYHLVWTRDMVSSVSGLVAAGETDTAVRSLIYLATSQQEDGGFPQNFWVDGEPYWKGIQLDEVAFPILLAWLLRQENVPLKL from the coding sequence ATGGTAAAAATTCTTAGTCAAAGACAGGCTTTTGGTTCACCGGGTATCGATCCTCGATGGACTCATGCTAATAAAGATGGAGTCGGAACAGCTTACTCTACCTCTAGTAAAATTTGGTTTACTATCTGGAATGGTGTTGTTACTGAAATCTATCATCCTACAGTAGATAAACCACAAGTTCGGGATTTACAGTATCTAATTTCTGATGGAAAAAGCTTTTTTCACGAAGAGAAACGCCATCTCGAATCAAAAGTTGAACCGATGTGGACTCACGGTTTAGGATATCGCATCACTAATTCCGATCCACAAGGGCGTTATGCTGTAATCAAAGAAGTAATTGCTGACCCGCATTTATCCTGTATTTTACAACGCACAAAGTTAACAGGAAATAGTGATTTTATTTCCCAACTCCAGCTATACGCTTTGTGTGCGCCACATCTGGAAGTTGGAGGTAGAGGTAATAATGGTTATGCTGTAGAAGTTGCTGGACATCGTATTCTAACGGCCGAGAAAGAAGGAACATGGCTGGCGCTGGGTGCAACAATTCCCTTTACTCGTCTTTCCTGTGGCTACGTTGGACAAAGTGATGGTTGGACAGATTTAGCTGATAATTTTCAGATGGATTGGGAGTTTGACAGTGCTATAGATGGCAACCTTGCTCTGACTGGAGAACTAAATTTAGATAGCACTAAAGAGTTTACTTTAGGATTGGCATTTGGGACAAATCTGCACAATGCCATTTCTACACTGTTTCAGTCACTCAATATTCCTTTTGAAAAGCAGAAGCAGCAATATAACGAACAGTGGAAGCGATCGCGTGACAGTATCCATTCATTAGAAAATAGTTCTTATGATGAGGGTAAGTTGTACCACAACAGTGTTAGCTTGTTGTTGGCACACGAAGACAAAACTTATCCCGGTGCTTTAATTGCATCTATGGCTATCCCTTGGGGAGAAGCCAAAGACGACCAAGACCAAGGAGGATATCACCTTGTCTGGACGCGGGATATGGTTAGCAGTGTATCAGGTTTAGTGGCTGCTGGGGAAACAGATACAGCAGTGCGATCGCTAATTTATCTTGCAACTAGTCAGCAGGAAGATGGCGGTTTTCCCCAAAATTTCTGGGTTGATGGCGAACCCTATTGGAAAGGTATTCAACTAGATGAAGTAGCATTTCCCATTCTTCTAGCATGGTTGTTACGCCAGGAAAATGTACCACTAAAACTTTGA
- a CDS encoding glycoside hydrolase family 15 protein, whose amino-acid sequence MILRAAGYLIRHGPATQQERWEENSGYSPSTLASNIAALICAAQFVRERGDEATAQFIEEYADFLECHIEEWTVTTEGTLVPGIKRHYIRITPTDINNPQPHENPNQGTLFISSQPPGEPAEFPAKEIVDGGFLQLVRYGIRKPDDSIIVDSVKVIDAVLKVDTPVGPCWHRYNHDGYGQQEDGSAYVGWGKGRAWPLLTGERGHYELAVGGDVKTYIKVMEGFASDTCLLPEQIWDEADKPDAHLYLGKPTGSAMPLMWAHAEYIKLLRSTHDGRVFDFIPEVANRYLGERKQCKSLEIWKFNRQVDKVKKSHTLRIQALASFQLHWSNDNWQTVKNTPATSTKLGVNFVDISISNNQQRPIKFTFLWIDSSKWEERNYTVEVG is encoded by the coding sequence ATGATTTTACGGGCGGCAGGTTATTTAATTCGTCACGGCCCAGCAACCCAACAAGAACGCTGGGAAGAAAATAGTGGTTATTCACCATCAACATTAGCATCTAATATTGCTGCTTTAATTTGTGCTGCTCAATTTGTTCGTGAACGTGGCGATGAAGCAACAGCACAATTCATCGAAGAATACGCTGATTTTTTAGAATGTCACATTGAAGAGTGGACAGTAACTACCGAAGGCACTCTAGTTCCGGGCATCAAACGGCATTATATCCGCATTACTCCTACAGATATCAATAATCCTCAACCTCACGAAAATCCCAACCAAGGAACTCTTTTCATCAGTAGTCAGCCACCTGGTGAACCAGCAGAATTTCCAGCGAAGGAAATTGTTGATGGCGGATTTCTGCAATTGGTGCGCTACGGAATTCGTAAACCAGACGATTCGATTATCGTTGATTCTGTCAAAGTGATTGATGCCGTTTTAAAAGTAGATACACCCGTTGGCCCTTGTTGGCATCGTTACAACCATGACGGCTACGGACAGCAAGAAGACGGAAGTGCTTATGTTGGCTGGGGTAAGGGACGCGCTTGGCCTCTTTTGACAGGAGAACGGGGACATTATGAATTAGCTGTTGGCGGCGATGTCAAAACATATATCAAGGTAATGGAAGGATTTGCTTCAGACACTTGTTTGCTACCAGAACAAATTTGGGATGAAGCAGATAAACCTGATGCCCACTTGTACTTAGGAAAACCAACAGGTTCAGCAATGCCTTTAATGTGGGCGCACGCCGAGTATATCAAACTGCTGCGGTCAACTCATGATGGTCGGGTATTTGATTTTATTCCAGAGGTAGCGAATCGATATTTAGGCGAAAGAAAGCAATGTAAATCATTAGAAATTTGGAAGTTTAATCGTCAAGTAGACAAAGTTAAAAAAAGTCATACATTGCGAATTCAAGCTTTAGCATCTTTTCAGTTGCACTGGTCAAATGATAACTGGCAAACCGTAAAAAATACACCTGCTACTTCTACAAAATTAGGAGTAAACTTTGTAGATATCTCTATTTCTAATAATCAGCAAAGACCAATAAAGTTTACTTTTTTATGGATTGATAGCAGCAAATGGGAAGAACGTAATTATACGGTTGAGGTTGGATAG